In Paenibacillus sonchi, a single genomic region encodes these proteins:
- the katA gene encoding catalase KatA produces MSESPNKLTTSWGAPVGDNQNSMTAGSRGPTLLQDVHLLEKLAHFNRERVPERVVHAKGAGAHGYFEVTQDLSKYTKAAFLSEVGKRTPMFIRFSTVAGELGSADTVRDPRGFAVKFYTEEGNYDLVGNNTPVFFIRDAIKFPDFIHTQKRHPQTHLKNPNAVWDFWSLSPESLHQVTILMSDRGIPATLRHMHGFGSHTFKWVNADGAAVWVKYHFKTEQGVKNLDVKLAAQIAGENPDYHTEDLFNAIDQGDFPAWKLYVQIMPVEDADTYRFDPFDVTKVWSQKDYPLIEVGRMVLDRNPENYFAEVEQATFSPGSFVPGIEASPDKMLQGRLFAYGDAHRYRVGANHNQLPINRPVAEVNNNQRDGAMIHGNNGGGSVYYEPNSFGGAAESPAHKPAAFDVSGKADSVPYDHDDHYTQPGDLYRLLSEEERARLVRNIVGAMTPVEKDEIKLRQIGHFYKADPEFGQRVAAGLGLTVPHQGE; encoded by the coding sequence ATGAGCGAGAGCCCTAACAAACTTACAACAAGCTGGGGAGCCCCTGTAGGTGACAACCAGAACTCAATGACTGCCGGTTCCCGTGGACCAACACTGCTGCAGGATGTTCATTTGCTGGAAAAGCTGGCACATTTCAACCGGGAGCGTGTTCCGGAGCGTGTAGTTCATGCCAAAGGCGCCGGAGCTCATGGTTATTTTGAAGTCACTCAGGATTTGTCCAAATATACCAAAGCAGCCTTCTTGTCGGAGGTGGGCAAACGCACGCCGATGTTCATTCGCTTCTCTACAGTAGCCGGAGAGCTGGGGTCTGCCGATACTGTACGCGATCCACGCGGCTTTGCCGTGAAATTTTATACCGAAGAAGGCAATTATGATCTGGTCGGCAATAATACGCCTGTCTTTTTCATCCGCGATGCGATTAAATTTCCGGACTTTATTCACACCCAGAAACGCCACCCGCAGACCCATCTCAAAAACCCCAATGCCGTCTGGGATTTCTGGTCCCTTTCGCCGGAGTCGCTGCATCAAGTGACGATTCTGATGTCGGACCGCGGCATACCGGCCACTCTCCGCCATATGCACGGCTTTGGGAGCCACACCTTCAAATGGGTGAATGCCGACGGTGCGGCAGTGTGGGTCAAATATCATTTTAAAACAGAGCAGGGTGTTAAAAATCTCGACGTGAAGCTTGCCGCTCAAATTGCCGGGGAGAATCCAGATTATCACACCGAGGATTTGTTCAATGCGATCGATCAAGGAGATTTCCCTGCCTGGAAACTGTACGTGCAGATTATGCCTGTAGAAGATGCCGATACGTACCGTTTCGATCCCTTCGATGTAACCAAAGTATGGTCGCAGAAGGATTATCCGCTCATTGAAGTAGGCCGCATGGTACTGGACCGCAACCCGGAGAATTACTTCGCGGAGGTGGAGCAGGCAACATTTTCTCCTGGCTCCTTCGTACCGGGAATAGAAGCTTCACCCGACAAAATGCTGCAGGGCCGCCTCTTCGCCTATGGTGACGCCCACCGCTACCGCGTAGGCGCCAACCACAACCAGCTGCCTATTAACCGGCCGGTTGCTGAGGTTAACAATAACCAGCGCGATGGCGCGATGATTCACGGGAACAACGGCGGCGGTTCCGTCTACTACGAGCCGAACAGCTTCGGCGGAGCGGCAGAGTCCCCGGCGCACAAGCCGGCAGCTTTTGACGTCTCGGGGAAAGCCGACAGCGTCCCTTATGATCATGACGATCACTACACCCAGCCCGGCGATCTCTACCGGCTGCTGAGTGAAGAAGAACGGGCACGCCTTGTCCGCAATATCGTTGGTGCCATGACACCTGTTGAGAAGGATGAGATCAAGCTCCGGCAGATCGGCCATTTCTACAAAGCAGATCCTGAATTCGGCCAGCGTGTAGCCGCCGGTCTGGGACTGACAGTACCACATCAGGGCGAGTAA